The sequence CTGGCCGCGTACAGTTGGAATCTGGTGGCCAACTACGCCGAGGCGATGGAGGTGGAAGCCATCGAAATGCTTTCAAGCGCCTCCGCCCGTCGGGTGCTGTTTCGTTGTCAAAACCGCTTTCAACCGGAAGGCGAGGGCGAACTGTGGCTGGATGAGGGTCTCTTGCTGGAAGATCCCGCCGTTCGCGTTCGCGCAACGTCGTTGGACCATGGCGTGACCTCACTGGGCTTCTGCGCCGAAGAGCCCATGCACGTGAATGTGTGGAAAAACCGCCTGGAGGAGATGAACCTGCTGGTGGGGCCATGGCTGGGGAAGTTCAAAGACGCGATCATGGCGGGAAAACCCGACGATACGCCCATACGGGCTTGGCGACGTGGCCTCAACACGATTGAGACGCCGGAGTTTTCCTTAGGCGAACTGCGGGAACAGATCGTGCGAATCGTGCCCGGTCAGCGGGTGGGCTACGTGGTGGACGTGCGATACACCGAGGCCAACGTGGAACGCATCGTGGCGTTGGTGAAAGGGGCCGATCATTTGTTTATCGAATCGCCGTTTCTAGACGAAGACGCTGAGCAGGCAGCGACCAAGAATCATCTCACCGCACGACAAGCCGGGACCATTGCTCGCCTCGCCGGCGTGAAGGCTCTGACGGTTTTTCATTTCTCGCCGCGTTATACCGACCGCGAATCGGTGCTGCGCGCCGAGGCGCTGGCCGCATTCGAAGGCCGCTGAGCCGCTTCCCAGGCCAGCATGGCCTGTTTTCGGTCTATGCCCCAATGATACCCCCCCAGCTCACCCAGGCTGCGCAGTACCCGGTGGCAGGGAATCAAAAACGCCACGGGATTGGCGCCCACGGCTGAGCCCACCGCCCGCGCCGCACGGGGACGGTCGATGCGTCGGGCCAAGGTCCCATAGGATGTCACCTCGCCACTGGGAATCGTCAGCAGTGCCCGCCACACCTGAAACTGAAAATTGGTGCCATGGATGTGCAGCAGCACGTTGCTGTTCGCCCCAGATGGACGGAATACCCGCCCCAGCATCGCGGCGGTTGCGGCAGGATCATGAACAAAGGACGCTTGCGGCCAAAGCCGCGTCAACGCCTTGACCGAATCGTCTGCGGTCGCAGAATCGGGGAACGCCAATCGGCAAATCCCGCGCTGGGTTTGC is a genomic window of Pseudomonadota bacterium containing:
- a CDS encoding methylated-DNA--[protein]-cysteine S-methyltransferase, giving the protein MDDYDRIATAIRYIQANRSNQPTLAEIAGAAGLSPAHFQRLFRRWAGVSPKRLLQCLTLEHAKALLKEPQQSVLDTAMAVGLSGPGRLHDHFVRLEATTPGEYGANGAGLEIRWGMGTTPFGPAFLAQTQRGICRLAFPDSATADDSVKALTRLWPQASFVHDPAATAAMLGRVFRPSGANSNVLLHIHGTNFQFQVWRALLTIPSGEVTSYGTLARRIDRPRAARAVGSAVGANPVAFLIPCHRVLRSLGELGGYHWGIDRKQAMLAWEAAQRPSNAASASARSTDSRSV
- a CDS encoding ribonuclease Z (member of metallo-beta-lactamase family; the purified enzyme from Escherichia coli forms dimeric zinc phosphodiesterase; in Bacillus subtilis this protein is a 3'-tRNA processing endoribonuclease and is essential while in Escherichia coli it is not; associates with two zinc ions), encoding LAAYSWNLVANYAEAMEVEAIEMLSSASARRVLFRCQNRFQPEGEGELWLDEGLLLEDPAVRVRATSLDHGVTSLGFCAEEPMHVNVWKNRLEEMNLLVGPWLGKFKDAIMAGKPDDTPIRAWRRGLNTIETPEFSLGELREQIVRIVPGQRVGYVVDVRYTEANVERIVALVKGADHLFIESPFLDEDAEQAATKNHLTARQAGTIARLAGVKALTVFHFSPRYTDRESVLRAEALAAFEGR